The genomic interval CCGCCATTGCCTCTACGACGGTCTCGACGAGGTCGGCCTGTCGGCTCGGGTGTCGTTCCGGGCCGGTGGGCCGGCCGTGTTCGGTGATGTGGAGGGGCGGGTGGGTCAGGGGCCGGCGGGGGTCAGGATCGCGTCGCGGTGATGGCGCAGCAGGCCCTGCACCGCTTGCGTGACGGCGGAGGCGGCCACGGGGCGGACGACGTCGGGGAAGAAGTCCCGGCCCACGTAGTCCAGTTCGGCGATGAAGGCTTCGCCTCCGTGCTTGGTGAGGTCGGGTTCGGCGTGGTGTTGGGCTCTTCCGTCACGTGTGGCGTGCTCGTGAACGGGTCCAACTGCCTTCCCTGGACGGCGTATTGGACCGCGCGGCGGCCGGTGTCGCGGTCGAGATGAGGATCGGGGAGTCAGGCGGGCCGCTGATCAGGTTCCGGGTTCCTCCCGGCTGTCCGGCCTCGCGGTCGGCCAAGTCAGCGTGCCTGTGCGGATGTCGTCGATGACCGAGTCGATCCACGCCATCTCGGCGTGCGCGAGGGACAGCGCGTACTCGGCCTCGATGACGAACAAGCGGGGCACGCCGGTCGCCAGGACCTCCGCGAGGCGTCCCTCGTCGGTGGCCGTGCGCTGCCGGAGACGCTGGGAGCGCTCGGTCAGCGCGTCGACCGCGCCGCTCGGGCCGAGGGCGCCGAGGTACGAGACCGCGCCGAGGAACTGGGAGAACTCCCGTTCAGGGTTGCGGATCTGGGAGTCCAGGCGCCGGACGAGTTCGTCACGGCCCGCCTGTGTGAGGGCGTAGACCGTGCGCTCGGGGCGGTTGCCCGAGCGTTCCTGACCCTGCGAGGCGATCCACTGCGTTTCGGCGAGGGCGGCGACCGTGTTGTAGAGCGTGCCCCGGGTGATCGCGGCGGCGTGGTTGTCGCTGCGCGTGCGGAGTTCGGTGAGCATCTGGTGCGGGTGCGAGGGCTGTTCCAGCAGGAGGCCCAGCACGGCGAGAACGATCGGATTGTCGAGAGCGCGACGTGGCATGGTGAAACCCTAGCAGTCCAAATAGATCAGTTCAAATAGACTATGGAGATGGTGTGGTTCGGGCGCCGTCGGACCGGTCCGCGTCGTTTGTTACGCTCCCCATGCCTCCCGCGGGGGAAGTCCGGTGAGAATCCGGCGCTGACCCGCAACGGTGTGCGTGGCGACCCCCGGTCGTCGCGCGAGTCCGATCGCCCGTGGGTGGCGCGACCCGTTGACTGCTCGCCGTGGACTGCGAGAGGGGGCCGAGCGGCCGGCACGGTCGTCCGGGCTGTCTCCTCGATCGAGGCTCACCAGGCGGCCCCAGGTGAAGGACCGCCGACCGTGCTCCGACGTCCGACAACCGGCTCCGGCTCGGGCCGTGGCCAGAGTCCAGGGCGTGATCCCCGCCGAATACCCCAACCCCTCCTGCTGCTCGGGCTGTTGCTCCTGCTCTGCGTCTCCCTCGTGTGCGGCGTCGGTCTCGGCGCGGCCGGGATCGGCACGGCGGACACGTTCCGGTTCCTGTGGGCCGGGGTCACCGGCGGCACCGTGCACGCCTCCGACGCCGCCGCCTACACCATCGTCTGGGAGATCCGGCTGCCACGGGTCGTCCTCGCGGCCGTCGTCGGGGCCGGACTCTCCGCCGTCGGCGTGGCCGTACAGGCCATGGTCCGCAACGCGCTCGCCGATCCGTTCGTGCTCGGCATCTCCTCGGGCGCGGCGGTCGGCGCCAACGCCGTCATCCTGCTGGGCGTGTTCGCGGGGCTGGGGGTGTGGGCACTGTCGGTGTCGGCGTTCGCCTCGGCACTCGCGGCCATGGTCCTGGTCTACGCCGTGGCCCGCTCGCCGCACGGTCTCACGCCGCTGCGGCTGATCCTGACGGGCACCGCGCTGGCGTACGGCTTCGAGGCCGTCACCACCGTGATGGTGTTCGGCGCGGCCCGGGGCGAGGCGGCCCGCTCGGCGATGATGTGGCTGCTGGGCAGCCTGGGCGGGGCGACCTGGGCGCAGGTGCCGGTGGCCGCCGTGACCGTGGCGGCCGGCTGGGCGTGGCTGCGATGGCGGGCGGAGTCGCTCAACGCGCTCGCGATGGGGGACGAGACCTCCGCCGCGCTCGGCGTCCAACCCGCCCGATTGCGCCGGGAGTTGTTCCTCGTGACCGCCGCCGTCACCGGGAGCGTGGTCGCGGTCAGCGGAGCCATCGGCTTCGTCGGGCTGATGGTGCCGCACCTCGTGCGGATGCTCGTCGGCGCCGATCACCGCAGGGTCCTCGCGGTCGCCCCGCTCGCCGGAGCGGTGCTCCTGGTGTGGGCGGACGTCCTGTCCCGGCTGCTGCTGGCGCCCGCCGAACTGCCGGTCGGCGTGATCACCGCGGTCGTGGGAGTGCCCGCGTTCCTGCTGCTGATGCGGCGCGGCGGTTATGCGTTCGGGGGGAGTTGATGAGGCTCGACATCGAGGGGCTGTCGGTCGACGCGGGCGCGGTGCGGCTGGTGGACGACATCCGGCTCGTCGTGGACAGCGGGGCCTTCGTCGGGCTCGTCGGCCCCAACGGCAGCGGAAAATCGACCCTGTTGAGGTGCGTGTACCGGGCGCTGCGACCGGCCGACGGCGTGGTCCGGCTCGACGGCGACGACGTACACGCAATGGAACCACGCGCCGCCGCACGGAAGTTGGCCGCGCTGCCGCAGGAGTCGTCCGCCGAGTTCGACTTCACCGTCGCCGAAGTGGTCGCCATGGGACGACTGCCCCACCGGGACCGAACCGCCGTCTCGGACCGGGAGATCTGCGCCGGAGCCATGGACCGCACCGGCGTCACCCACCTCGCCGACCGCGGCTTCCTCGCCCTGTCCGGCGGTGAGAGACAACGCGTCCTGATCGCCCGCGCCCTCGCCCAACGGCCCCGGGTCCTGGTCCTCGACGAACCCACCAACCACCTCGACATCGCCCACCAGTTGGACGTGCTGTCACTGGTCCGCGACAGCGGCCTGACCGTGCTGGCGGCCCTGCACGACCTCAACCTCGCCGCCGCCCACTGCGACCTGCTGTACGTGATCGCGGACGGCCGGATCGTCGCCTCCGGCGCACCCCATGAGGTCCTCCAACCCGCCCTGCTCGCCGAGGTGTTCGGGGTCCGCGCACACCCCGTACGGCACCCGGAGACCGGCGCCGTCCAGCTCCTGTTCGACCTGCTCCCGCCCACCCCGTAAGGACAACAACCCGCATGCGCAAGCTGC from Streptomyces sp. NBC_01288 carries:
- a CDS encoding PadR family transcriptional regulator, yielding MPRRALDNPIVLAVLGLLLEQPSHPHQMLTELRTRSDNHAAAITRGTLYNTVAALAETQWIASQGQERSGNRPERTVYALTQAGRDELVRRLDSQIRNPEREFSQFLGAVSYLGALGPSGAVDALTERSQRLRQRTATDEGRLAEVLATGVPRLFVIEAEYALSLAHAEMAWIDSVIDDIRTGTLTWPTARPDSREEPGT
- a CDS encoding FecCD family ABC transporter permease; its protein translation is MPQPLLLLGLLLLLCVSLVCGVGLGAAGIGTADTFRFLWAGVTGGTVHASDAAAYTIVWEIRLPRVVLAAVVGAGLSAVGVAVQAMVRNALADPFVLGISSGAAVGANAVILLGVFAGLGVWALSVSAFASALAAMVLVYAVARSPHGLTPLRLILTGTALAYGFEAVTTVMVFGAARGEAARSAMMWLLGSLGGATWAQVPVAAVTVAAGWAWLRWRAESLNALAMGDETSAALGVQPARLRRELFLVTAAVTGSVVAVSGAIGFVGLMVPHLVRMLVGADHRRVLAVAPLAGAVLLVWADVLSRLLLAPAELPVGVITAVVGVPAFLLLMRRGGYAFGGS
- a CDS encoding ABC transporter ATP-binding protein codes for the protein MRLDIEGLSVDAGAVRLVDDIRLVVDSGAFVGLVGPNGSGKSTLLRCVYRALRPADGVVRLDGDDVHAMEPRAAARKLAALPQESSAEFDFTVAEVVAMGRLPHRDRTAVSDREICAGAMDRTGVTHLADRGFLALSGGERQRVLIARALAQRPRVLVLDEPTNHLDIAHQLDVLSLVRDSGLTVLAALHDLNLAAAHCDLLYVIADGRIVASGAPHEVLQPALLAEVFGVRAHPVRHPETGAVQLLFDLLPPTP